In Candidatus Schekmanbacteria bacterium, a single genomic region encodes these proteins:
- a CDS encoding 4Fe-4S dicluster domain-containing protein: MAGMNIIIDKEKCKVPAKCRKCLEVCPQAVFKLHLGRIEKYKEAADEDWHLDPWYWPSCSGCMECVKACPLKAIRVKRRDDVEIKSGHISYGKYG, encoded by the coding sequence ATGGCAGGAATGAATATCATCATTGACAAAGAAAAATGCAAAGTACCTGCGAAGTGCAGAAAATGCCTTGAGGTATGTCCTCAGGCGGTTTTTAAGCTTCATCTTGGTAGAATTGAAAAATACAAGGAAGCCGCCGATGAGGATTGGCATCTCGACCCATGGTATTGGCCAAGCTGTTCCGGCTGTATGGAATGTGTAAAGGCATGTCCACTCAAAGCAATCAGAGTGAAAAGAAGAGATGATGTTGAAATCAAATCGGGCCATATCTCCTATGGGAAATATGGATGA
- a CDS encoding 4Fe-4S dicluster domain-containing protein has product MCHFCTKHGDGGKWFENAANFAAKMYQSRRNKTAKERKEMEEQAKKMKFTQHMGSEAFKIDPETGKMMRPPAKPQPPTIIEDLQSKEGEEKLELKQTRTGFQYIEEKDGSVKVPKGVAVDLDIMFTDLLKEVVDATGVDVTKKPQLKRKVASFMGNYHFGQVVTLEEVLKMVELTYPIGLMQCICRRETRGMMRKGEANFCMSLGVGIYKWERWPETFRGLTFLSVKEAKDMLKHFNKKGYVHSLWTFNVPYIGGICNCEYPVCQGIRGRIDYGVDSIILKGEYCAKPVLENCTGCGYCLKYCQFGAMSMNLSRNKVSIDMKRCFGCGQCEKHCPNSAITMVERRKTPGIADMW; this is encoded by the coding sequence ATGTGTCATTTTTGTACAAAACATGGAGATGGCGGAAAATGGTTTGAAAATGCCGCTAATTTTGCAGCCAAGATGTACCAAAGTCGAAGAAACAAGACGGCAAAAGAAAGAAAGGAGATGGAAGAACAAGCAAAGAAAATGAAGTTCACCCAACATATGGGGAGTGAAGCATTTAAAATCGACCCTGAGACCGGTAAGATGATGCGTCCTCCTGCAAAACCTCAGCCGCCAACAATCATTGAAGATTTACAAAGCAAAGAAGGTGAAGAAAAACTCGAACTCAAACAGACGAGGACAGGTTTTCAATACATTGAAGAGAAGGACGGTTCTGTAAAGGTGCCAAAGGGAGTTGCTGTTGACTTGGATATTATGTTTACCGACCTTCTCAAAGAGGTTGTAGATGCGACAGGCGTTGATGTTACAAAGAAACCTCAACTTAAACGAAAAGTAGCAAGCTTTATGGGAAATTATCACTTTGGACAGGTTGTTACTCTTGAAGAAGTCCTTAAGATGGTAGAGTTGACATATCCAATCGGTCTGATGCAATGTATTTGCCGAAGGGAAACACGAGGTATGATGCGCAAGGGTGAAGCTAATTTCTGTATGTCCCTTGGCGTGGGAATATATAAATGGGAAAGATGGCCTGAAACATTCAGAGGATTGACTTTTTTGAGTGTTAAAGAGGCAAAGGATATGCTAAAGCATTTCAACAAAAAAGGTTATGTCCATTCCCTTTGGACCTTCAATGTGCCCTATATTGGAGGTATCTGCAACTGTGAATATCCTGTTTGTCAAGGAATAAGAGGAAGAATCGACTATGGAGTCGATTCGATCATCCTCAAGGGTGAATATTGCGCAAAGCCTGTGCTTGAAAATTGTACAGGATGCGGATATTGCCTTAAATATTGTCAATTTGGCGCAATGAGTATGAATTTGTCGCGCAATAAGGTATCTATCGATATGAAGAGATGTTTCGGTTGTGGTCAATGTGAAAAACATTGTCCAAACAGCGCAATAACAATGGTTGAAAGAAGGAAAACACCGGGTATCGCAGATATGTGGTAA